DNA sequence from the Coturnix japonica isolate 7356 chromosome 3, Coturnix japonica 2.1, whole genome shotgun sequence genome:
GATCCTTCTAGATGTGTAGCTCTGCATCAAAGGACTGATGCAGTCTCTTCAGCTCAGGTGTAACACAGTACCTGCTCTCGCTCAGGACTGTTTCTAGACTCCACTTCAACCTGCAGGGAAATGGTCTCGCCAATGCTCTTCCTCTTGGATAAGCGGTCTTCATCTAGGAAAAACCAGGATGGATaagctgctttgctgccattCCTCCATCTCCATAATTGCCCCATGCCTCAGCTCCTGAGTGGCAATCAGTCTGCCCAGCTGTTCACTCCAAttctcccagcccagcacaacTAAGAACTGAGTCAAACCCTTTATGACACCATCATTCCAACCCACCATGTATGTGACACCCCCCAGGAATCTCCTATTTCTCTAATGCTGCGCCTctgaggaaaggcagaaaaacaacagaccTACACGTAGCACAAGAACTTCACATTCCCATTACTGTATAGAATGTTTCCCACTCCCTGGTTCTCCTATAGACCGCAGGGTGGCACGTACCAGTCAGCTGGGGGACATAAGGTGTGCTGAGCCGGTCTGCATTGTAACCACTGCCACCCAGCACCTCACTGATCTTGCTCTGCCAGAAGAAGACCTCCGGGCCCAGGCGGTCAAGGCTCTTGCTTAACctatgaggaaggaaaaaaacagctataTCTTCTCTGCTTGGGAAACGGCACCAGAAGGGAGTGGGTTTCCAGCCCCTTTCAGTCAGAGAGGGCTCATATGGCTTTCCTTAGCGCTGTCAGAGTTGGATACATCATATTAGTGAGACCAATGAGTTAAGGAAGGTGATTCTccccctttcttcttctctcatGAGATCCCACCTGCGGCACTGTATGCaagtctggggcccccagcataAGGACACGGACCTGCTGGAGCAGATCTAGAGGGCACAAGGATGCTGAGAGGGCTGGGGCATCTCTCCTATAGGAACAGGCTAAGAGCTGCAGGTATTCAGACTGGATGAAAACAGGGCTCTGAGGAGACttactgcagctttccagtacttaaaggatCCTGCAAGAAAGGTGGAGAGGGACACTGTgttggggggaggaggggaggtgTACTGACAACAGGATGAAGATAATAGCATTATCCATTTAATAAtgccaaataataataataaactctTAACCACTCATGCTCCTACAAATGCTAAATCCTCGGGATCAGGTAATGGGGAAGAGGATGTTTCCAGCATGGGTGCTCACCTGGGTCTCTCCACAAACACATCTTCAGGGAGCAGATAAGGAGCTTCCTTCTGTCGCATCTGGATGACCTGCAGAAGGGAAGCAAGGAGTCAGGCTCAACCTTCACAGGCAGcctggcaggctgcagcagACAAGGCCTCAGCACCCACCCCAAGCCCTCGTACCTCGTGGATGTGCTGGCAGAAGGTGGGCACTGTGATGAGCTGACTGATGAGATTCAGGTAAGCCGCACCAAGGGCAAAGAGAGCACAGCGGTTGTATGCTGTCAAGTTGTCTTCGTTGGTCTGGGCTATCTCCTGCAGCAGAGACACAGCCCCATGTGATGGGGATAGGCAAGGTCCCAGTGTGGTCCCCATCTGCTGCCCACCAACATCCCAGCTCCTGGAGCAAGGGGCTGGGGCATTTCAGAAGCTGGAAGGTTGACCAGGGTCTCTTCCACGCTGTGCTAATCTGATCCCACTGTGGCAGGAGAAGCCCACAGGTGAGGAACCGGTATCCCCCTTGTTCAGAGACCCCAActccaaaaaacaacaacaaacaaacaaaaagcccttcCCAGAGGTTCCTTCACTACTTCTATTGCCTATTCCCAAATACAGACCAGCTCTGGAGAGATAACACCAGGTAAGATGCCAGGGAAGGGGCTCTCACCCAGCAGGCCAGGTGTCCCATTAGCCTTTTGGCactgagccccagcagcacactcAGCTTCCCATTCACCTacctgcactgccagcaccaaGCGGATGAGGTCCACTACGACCTCCTCGTTAGCCAGCTCAATGCTGATGAGCACCAGCAAGCTGTAGAGAGCCTCATAGTGAGCCTGGATGTTGCTCTCCTCCTTGCATATCAGGTAGATGTGCCGaaagagctgctggctgtgctgcaggaacagAGAGGGATGAGGTCACCTTCTATGCATCCTCTACAGGGAACACTACTATcaacacaaaaggaaaaccaaaaaagcagCAGGGCCCAGCAAAGGGGTTCTCATCCATGCACAAAGGAGCAGAACTCCTCCAGTTGACAAGCAAACAGAGAAAGCCCCAGGGACTGGGAGCTGTGACTCCCAGGTGGTGGTGGACACTGACGGGGAAGAGGCATCAGCAGGTCTGATAGCAGAGCCCAGGACTGGGAAATATTGCTTACAGAATcaagctcctgctgcagcagcattaTAGAAATGACAGCTCAGaccacagcagagaaataaagacCTGAGCCATACTGCTGGAGAGCAAGGCATGGGATAGGGCTGGGCACACAGCGGTGCAAGGGAAATGTAGCTCTTCCACTGCTTTCAATGCTATTAAAATGCTGCTGCCTGGTGTATAACACAACAAACTGATCCTCTCTTAACCTCAAATTAGTTTCAGAGGGGtttgcaaaggaaatattttcaagcgAGTGGCtgtttgttaaaaaacaaataatactaAGCAACTTTGAAAATCACTTGATAAATAGTATTTGGGATGCCAGCACATCCTGGGGTACTCCTTGCAACAAATAACAGATTACAGGGTCTGCAAAGGCTCATACATAAAGCAGTGATGTAGATTGAATCCCACTGTCTTTTCCCAGGGACACCTCCAGGCTCAGTGCCTCCAGTGTGGCTTGGGGAAACCAAGGCACTGTTCACACACAGGTGTGCATAAGAACAGCTCGACCCAGACTCTGACACTACCTTCTTCATGAAGACAGTATCTTGGCGTGAGCATTTTTCCACTTTCAGCTTCAGGACTGAGATATCGCTGATGATGCTGCAAGGAAAGGCCAAGGGGAAGGGAAAACTCAGACACCAGAGAAAGGATTTGCAATCCCCATCGCCAGCAGAACTGCTGGCCAGGAACAAGCCACTGGGAGGAACCAAGGGGGAGAAGCTGAAGGTTGGTTTTAGAACCCATCTGAGCAATCCAGATAATCGAGAGAGCTAAATCACTATAGGATTTCAAGAAAGTTGCACTCGGGAATACAAAGGCAAATTGACAAAGAAGCGTGCATGCAGAGTAGATGAGCAGGACCACAGCAAACCCCATGGAGATATTGCCATGTGGGATTCATCACCTTCTTCCGATTTAGCTTCATTCCTCTCCAGAGTAAGGCTAGCTAAATGCAGCGCAGCAATGCCAGTGCCCAGCAGGCCTGTCTGTGGGGATGCAATGCAGTAGATGAACCCACTCGAGGAGGTTACTGCTCCTGCACATCCTCCTGGTATCACTATCTGCCTAACCACAGTTATCCTCAGCTGGCTGGTCCCACATCCCTCTGGGCACAGCCTCTCAGTGACACCCCCCCACCCATCTGGCTCTTAGTGGACCTATTATCTGCGGCATTAGATCACCCCAGGATTAGTACCAGATTTAATAAGGCCCCAAAGCCTGCAGGCACTCTCAGCCTGACAGATCTCCCTCCCGAGCCTGCTCTGTGGGGtctgccagccccagccctgctggggaTCCCGAGGCACACACCTGATGGTAGAGAACTTCTGCCGACTGTCATGGCGATCAATGAAGCTGATGAGGATCTCAAGCACAAAGAGGCGAATCTCAGCATCCTCCATGagggctgcagaaagcaacCTGTCCAGGAAGGCGCTGGGAAGTGCTGTGAGCATGTTACTGCACTGGAAGCCCACGGAGACCTGTGAGCATCAATTATAAAGGGAGGCAACACCACAGCGTCACTTGGGTTAAAGCACACCAAGAACAGGGGAATGCGGGCAGAAAAAACTAAGTACAGTTTCAACTCTTGCTATATCACCCCAGGGGAGAGAGATCCTGAGCTCAAGTCAGGTCTCCGTGCCAGAAGCTGTCTTTGGTCACAGGTCCTAAAGGGGTtggatgctgctgcagggatAGTGACATGTTCATACCTGTAGGAGGGACTTGAGGAGCATTATCTGTGTCAGCCGATTTCGGTTCTCCCTgccaaggagaaaagaaataaatagtaaaatctgggtaaaaacagaaacaatccTCCTTCCGTGTTCAAAGGACAGAAAAACCTCAGGATAGGAGCACCAGatttaacagcaggaaaagcattGCTAAAGGAAAGCTGCCCCAGTTGAACAGTATATGGAGCCCCATGTGTCTCACACCGTGCAATACAAGACTGAACATGGGCACCAGGAATTACCCCCACATCAGTGAGGGGCAGAGCGTGTCTCCTGTCAGGCAGCGTGTCTCTCCCATCAGAAATGAGTGGGAGCAGCCGGGCCCatacttggaaaataaatatagcaTGAAAATCTGTTTGCTCCTTACCTACATGTTTCAGTGCTGATACCCTCGCTCCAAATAGCTCTCAAACTCTGTTCCCACACTTCTCAAGTAATTATGTTGTTTGggtgctttcctttccctctctcttcctccacAGCCAGTTATATATACCGCCTACTACTCAGTGTCAATAAAAGCTTGGAGGCAGCTCACAGGGGCCACACACACAGAGTGAGGAGGTAGTGATGAGCTCTCGGTCTCCACAAAGCCAAAAATGAGCTTCTCAGAAGCCACGGCCAGCAGCCACCTTGTTGACCTCATCAACTGGAGTCACTCCTCCAAATATCATTCCTTTTTCCCTGCTAAATTTTGGATGACACCTCGGGACTGAGCTTCTCACCCCAATCTCTCAGCAGGAACCCAAAGAAGAGGAAAGTTCAACTGCAGCATCAGTAGCTGTAAACACCTTTCCACCTTAGTGCATCAGCGTTTCAAAGGGCCTCGAATACTTGCCCTTGTCATCATAtttgcagcacacagcaaagcaaagcatctCATGTTACTCAGCTTCCCTTGGTCTTTGGTGGAAGCTCTTGATGCCCAGCCTTTCTAATAATGTACCCATATCCCACCCTGTCTTTATGTCTCACTCTGCCCCCAGAGACCACCTCAAGGAGCTCCCCTGCACTTTCCATCTTGCGTTCAAAGCCTTTTATCTCAATGCATGGGACAGCTGGAGGGAGACAAGAGCAGGGTTAGGAAGAGGACGGAGAAAAGTATCCACACTCACCCAGCTTTGCCAGCCTCAATGGACTGCTGTGAGGATGGCAGAGGAACCTTGTTCATGATGAAGGCCATCACCTCGGACTGCTGGTAAGTGGGAAGTGTGCTGGCAAAGGACCCTGTGGGCACAAGAGCGCACTGGCAGTGTGTGAGGAACAGTGAGCACTCACAGGTCACGGCACCCTGGGAAGCATTTGGTACTGCCACGCTCCAAGCAAGCTGCTGGGCTCACAGCCAGGCTTGAATAGTAAAAGACCTTGCTGGATTCAGTACCTGCAGGCAACTTTCCCTTTAAGGGGATTTAAGAGCCATCAAAATGCCTCCTGGAAGGAACAGCCCCAAGCCCAGACAAAGAGAGGCAGAGATGCCAAGCCCTCCCTCTACACCCCCTGTTTTGGAtgcatctccatcctcatcaaCTCAAGCAGGCTCACACCtgccctttccttctcctctccttccttcttcaggGTGTCCAAGCCAGGAATAAGCACAAGAGCCTCCACATAGCAACTCTGCTGGGATCACTGGGATTGCAATGGCACCTGCTGATAACCCACGTGCTGCAATGGATAAATCTCATTTCCCATCGCTGCTTTTTGGATGAGAGCAATTTTATTATGCCCTGAACCACCCTAAGATGCACAAGCAGAAACCTACCACATGGGAGGCcacccaccagcacagcccacacCTACAGCAGGCACTGCGAGACACCCCACCTATGGTTTTAATGACAGCCTCCTGGAACATCCTCTCCTCGTGCTCTTTGATGATCTTGGTGCTGACACCGGTGATGCAGTTGTAGCTCCCTGTCAGCGCGTAGTCGATGCTGAGCCGCAGCTGCCTCAGCAAGGTGTTAAACACCTCCAGCACCGTGGGGCCTGGGATGATGAGAAGGGAAagatgggagatatggggatcaGTGTTTTTTGCCCCATAGAGATGGAGCCTGTAGTTTCCCCAGGGGTGGTGTCATAGATGCCTCCTACTACCCATGCAAAGAGATTGAAAGCCAGATGTAGAGATTTAACCCTACCAGCTCCCCCAGTCAAGACAGGAGAGAAGTGGTCTTCCAGCACCAACATGAGCTCAACATATTTATAGCAAGTCCCAGAAAAAGAGCCCTGAAAATCCCTTTGCCCCCCCAATGTGGAGGTGAGGGCTTCCATTGCATTCAGCTGCCTAAACTTAGGCAGCTGCACGTGGGCGTTGCAGCTCCCATCTCAGACAGCTGAACGTGGGCGTTGTGCTCGGGTGCACTGAAATGGCACCAAACAGATCCCCAGCACTCCTGGGTGCTCCGAAGCAGATCCCCCACACCCTGGAATTCAGCTCAAaccttcagcagctgaaataaaaaggtGACAGGATGGATGGAGGACAGATCCATGCATTTACCAACAGATCCAGAGGCTGcaatcactgctgcttctgagagGACCTCCACAATGCCTGCACGCACAGTGGCTGCACTCTTGCTGTTGGCatccaggtggccaagaagcTGCTGGATCACGAGATGGGAGTGCTGGGGCTGGAAGGAGAGAGTGAATAACAGTGAGGGTGCCACATGTAAGAAGGGATGATCCATTTCTGTATCACACACAGCTAATGGGGACGCATAGCCCAGCTATATCAAAAGCCCTTGCCTGGCTCTTTCCAGCGCATCTCCAGATGCAAAATGAGAGAGGGCACCATGAAAAAGTCTGTTTTACAAGAATGAGCAAGAGCTTGGAGCAatttgcacaggaaaaaaagaatgatctAAAGAGCTGTTGAGATCTAAGGAAATAACAATGATTAATCCTGAGGATTTCAGGGAGCAGGGTCTTGCTGAGTTATGGTGACCCTACAACTCCACTATGCATTAACAGGATTTGATAAAATCTAGTAGTGCTATAAAGGGTTTTAGGCAGTTGATGGGATTAGAAACATGAAACGAAAGTGGGGGATGGCAATGTGCTTGTCAGTATATTGGTTCTCCAAGCTATGGCTTGGCTGAATccaaaagtgaagaaaaatcaaaagggGGGGAAGTCTGGGAGTCCAGGGGCTGCCCCAGCAAAGTGTGAGCAGAGTAGGAAGGCAGCACCATGCCTGACAGCATGCAGTGACCCAcgcaaagagaaagagaatggGCCATTTGGGGATAACCTCAACTGCATCTCCATGGCCAGAGATCCCAATGAAGAGTCTGGCAGGCCTGTTCCTATCAAAGGATGGAGATACTGGGCAGAAGGCATCCTCATGGATGTACCTGGTTTGCCCAGGGCATTTTTAACCCCAACTAGTGCCTCTTCTTttctgcagggacagggagggagGTTGGATTGATTTCTAAAGCAGTGATCTGGAAAGAGGCAGCTTTTTAACAAAGTCCAACTGCTTCCTATGAGTGTTTCACAGCACACTGCTAGTCCATCTGATTCAGCAAGGCTTTGGTTTATGCTGGGAGGGAAGCAATCTCTCCCAGTACTGAGATGCAGGCTCAATGCACAGCATGCTAaaccatgcacagctgtcacacaggGAGTCTAAGCTGTATCACATATTTAAGGCCCTCAGCCCACACTGCCGTGCATCTAAATGGTGCCCATTTTGGGACATGCTCAAGGGCCCGCTCTAAGTGCTCAGATCAACGTTGTCaggatgcagcagtgcagtaGCTGCTCTGACTCAGCCCAGCCACAGACGCAGACTTGGGTGCTCCCAGGCATGCACACACGTGGAACCCCAGATGGTTCCAAAGGCCAGAAATCCCATCAGCATCCCACCTGAATTGAGTACATGATGATCCTGAAGCAGCGGGTGGCAAAGATCTTCGGCTCCCAGAGCGAGTGGTTATCCAGGTGGCTGGGGAGAGATGGAATAAGAGCAGATATTAACTGTGTCCTCAAGCAATGCAGCAGTGCAAACCTGCACCAAGAGCAGGGACAGCCAGGAGCAGAATGGAGTAAGTGCTACACGTGAGAGCAGGGATACAAACCACTCTTTTCTCAGTGACAGGTATCTATCCAAAGCCACCTTCCTCCAAGAGCTGACACCCAGTTCCTACCTCCAGCACCTTGCCAAGGGCAGCCAGAAGAGCTCTAGCCTCCACCCCAGCTCTGAACCACACTGCTTGTTTCTCTGTGCCTCGATGCCCTTATGCCAAAATCAAAGGATGCACAACTTACATGAGAACAGGTGTGATGGCGTTCTTGATGTTGCCGTACGCCGCCCGGCCCAGCAGCTCCCGCAGACACctctctgccagctctgtgggactctccttctccttctcagTGGCTTGCAGCGGGGAGGGGGAGCGGctgtgaaagcagaggaggGTGATGAGAGTGGAGCTGAGcgtgctgcagcagtgggggaGAAGAGGCACAGAGCCCATTCAGGGTGGGATACAGCTAAATGTTTGTGGCATCTGCCTATACTTCTCATTGCACAGGGCCACGGGCTACTCATCTGAcagcctgcagccaccccacagcagccatATGTCACCCTGCCAGGCAGGTGGGGTAGCTCCattgcagcagagctcagggatAATGCATTGTTAGATTTGAGCCAGATCAGAGGGCAGCACAGGTGCACAGATTACAGGCAAGGGAGTTGAGCTGGAATGGCCCCAttcacagctccatgcagcaaAAACAGCCCTCACGTCCCTCCTTCCAGTCCAGAGGATTGTGGAGCTCAGTGCTTATCAGCAAGGATGCAGGGCATAACATCCTTCCAGCATAGACACAACCTCTCGAGGGAGGACAAGCAAAGCAGTCAGTACAGCACAACACAAATCACCTTGAACTCATACATCCCAGTGGGCATCCACCCCCCTTTTCCACACTTGAGCTCTTTGGCattgcagaaacacagcaaatgttttttccacttcagtgCTTAGGTTTAcaagagaaatgggaaatgtaACTGGCCAAAAGTCATCTTCCCAGGTCTGATACATCTCTCTTAaccttcaaaaaggaaaatcccAGGAGGAATTCATGCCTGTTTCTCCACAAAATGCTTCTCAGTTAAGTAACTCCCCTTCAAACACTCATCTGGCAGGAAGTCATGCTTGAAGAATGGGAAGGATGGGGAgcaaagctgtatttcagctcCCCCTCATTCTTCTTGCTGAGCTTCAAACTAATTGCATAGGTAGCATTTAAGCAGGAATCTTTGCAGAGGTCAGCCCACTGAACAGACAGCTGAGAGCCTTTGCAAAGAGAACGTGGCTTAACCGCATGGACAGTGCTGAGTGCTCTCTCCTTCACAAGAGTGATACTGCCCTGCAGTGGCCAAGATAGCAATAACCTTCACAGCACTGGATAACAAGCAGAGCCCCTGCCATCTGCACCCCCCTTCAAGGAGGACTCTTGCAGGCTTTCTCTATCCACAGCCTTTTTTACATGAGGCACAGGCACAATGCAGCCCACAGTGTCTCTCCCTTGTAAAACCTGGCTGAAAACAGCCCTgaagctgctggcagagcacatGGGCCACAGCAGCAATGAGCACTCACCTTTCAGCCTCCTCCACGTGCTGTAAGTTGAAGAGCAGCGAGGGCACAATTTTGTCCATGTGTTGAGGGTCCCAGATGTTGGCTTGAAGTTCATCATTCACCGTCTTCCTCACTACCCCTTGCAGGCCTTTAATGCCAGACATCCGGATCCTGGGGAACAAATTaacagcaaaatattatttctctctATGTATTACtttacatacacatatatatgtgggtgacatttttaaagaagatgaagagaagGCACCGATTTCTGCACTCTTGGAGGTGCTCGCACAGATGACACCCAAGACCTGGCCTGGTATGCCCCAAAGCAATCATTCCAGTTTGTATCCCAGAGAGATTCAGCTTCCCACAAAGCGACAGACACAAGCAGGAAAGGCTCTGAACCAGCTTAAATtgttctggcagcagcagcaggcttccATCCACCATCCTCACTGGGAGAGCCCCAGGCAAGCTGCAGCCACATGCTAACCAACATTGAGAGGTGGCACTAGCAAGCCTAGCCTCTCCAAAGGGTTGGTATTGGCTCCAGCATTACGGAtggttttgctgtttcctcTGTTCCTAGCAGCCACACTGCTAAGCTGTGTCCACAGGGATGCTGGATACCAAGGAAACCCAGATGTAGTTTGACACCTTTGTCTTTTCTGCATCCAAAGATCCTGACTCTGCTCTAATCAACAACAGAGCTATCAATAAAAATCCCTGTACACAGCAGGATTCCCAGCTCTGAAATCAGCCTCTCAACACCAATTGCTGGTGTCTGAGAAAGATAGTGTGTGCCtatcttcagaaacaaatgcattaaataatCTGCTCTGAGGTCTCTTCCCTAacagggttttttgttgtttattttttcctttgcaggcaATTTTCTTATCTTATTGCAGGGAATTATATGATTGTAACACAATTCTTGAGGAATGACCACTGAGCAAGACTAAGGTCATAGGAAAGCAATGCCCTCCTTTTTAATTACATGAGTGGCAGAATTTCTCTCTTCTGGCCTCCAACACAACTTAGCCAGTGTCACTGATTCCCTAAAAGTCAAGTGGAAATGATGAGCCATCTACATTACTTCcttattaaggaaaaaagctACCTTCAAGtctgcagcagtgggaggaggCTGGAAGTTCCCAGAGAGGAACCTCTGTGAGGAGTGGAAAACCTCAAGGGTTCAACTCTCTGTAATGAGACTGACCTGGCACTGTAGCTCCAGGAACAGCACCAGCAGGCTTTGCTGAAGTGCTGCCTGACTCCATGATTGTCTCTGGCAGCAGTCACCTCCTGTGCACAGCGTCCTGGCAAGAGCCATGGGTGTTACCACAGTGTACTGAGCCTCACAGGGATGCATAGGGCCATTCCAAGTGCTGGTCTGTTTAAGTACATCACTAAAAGACCAGGATTTGGCAGCAGTAAACAACGTTAATCTGTCTGCTTTAGTCATAATTAATCCTCTTGGGGTACATTTCCCATCACAATACAGCAAGTCGATCCTCAGCGCTGTCTAGGGATGTAGGCACCTTCCAATGTGGAAAACAACAGAtcacagctgcaggaggcagctcctGAGTGAATATTGATTCTGCTAATATTGGGCTTCTTCCCACCATCATCGCTCATTTTGGGACCGGGATCATTTCCTTGCCTCCCACTCTGAGCTCTCTGGATCTGTgggatgcagccctgcagcaaagGTGAAGAATGCTTCAAGATACAGAGGCAGCTCGGTGATGGGCAGGTGTTATCTGCCCACATTTTGCCCAAAGACAAGCGCATTGTGTCCAAGGGTGcaattccccttgtcctgccactgGCCATAGTATGAGCAAGCCAATGCCTGAACAGAACTGGCCCTGCTGTCAGAATAAGAAATGCAAACCATTTTTTCACACACATTCAATGCTGCACACAACAACCCACACAGAACTAGAAGCTGGATACGTGCTGCACTGCATTTTCTATGCCTCTGTTTCATCCTCCCATACAGTCAGCAGGACTTAATGTTCAGAAAATCATCACAGAATAGACCTacttatcatagaatggcctgggttgaaaaggaccacaatgatcacccagtttcaacccccctgctgtgtgcagggtcaccaaccaccagaccagcctgcccagagtcacatccagcctggccttgaatgcctccaaatATATATAGGAAGCAGCCATTTTTGAAAACTGAGTGTATACAGCTCTGGATAGTCACTGCACATCTCCATAACAGCACAAAATAACTGGTCCCTGCAGCCTGCATCCAACCTGCCACCAAAAGCAGGCACTTCTCCAGGAAAGACAAAAGCTGGAGGCAGAGTGAAAGCCCCCACCCCACTCCAGCATCTCTGCAGTGCCAGCAAGGCCAGAGAGGCTGCTGGCATTCACCTGCAGTACTCACTTTGTCCGGATCTCCAGGTCATCATGGCTAGAGTGGCACATCTCACTGAAGCGGGAGACAAAGAAGTCATAGCTGCGGTGGTAAGATGGGGTGTCCTCCTCAATGTTGGCAAACTTCacaaactgggagaaaagaaacagagcgTCAGCACAGAGGGCACAACAAAGCCTTAAAATACCTCTCCAAATCTGCAGGCTCTGGCAGTGTaacacagggctctgctgcagcaggctgACGTGAAGGCAGGGTGACATTCCCCAAATGCAGTTACAAAGGTGACAATGGCCCTGGAAATGacaatgaagaaacaaaatgtgagTGAGTTCTTAACAGATCTGGCTTGCAGCACTGGCAGCCCAAGGTCCTGTCGTTCCCTTCTAGCTTGGCCATGCCAAGTGGTGCAGAGCCTGCCAGCAAAGCCAGCTCACCAACAGACCTGACTTTCGCTTTACAGCTTTCAAGGAGAAAGTTAAGGAGCAGGAAAGGACAACTGTGTGTTCAAGCTTTcttctgaagacagaaactTATTCACAATGAGATAGGAACAAAGAGTCGAGCAGGAAGGGGAGGCTTTGATTCATCTATTCACACTgacaggggaaaataaaaaggagaaaaataaataaaacatctgtaGCACAAGAATGGCCACAAAATCCAAGGCTTGAACATGCAGAGAAAGCATGGATAGAGGTTGTATTCACGCAGCAGCAACTGGTGTTGGGAATGGATGAGGTCTACCTTTGGCCTGAGGCAAGAACTGTGCCACCAAGTCCTCGTGCTTTACCCTCCTGCTTAGAACATGGGCATAAGAAGCTGCTAGCAAAGATCTGAGCAGTAAAATCTGCTGGTTGCTTCTGTGTTCCAGTGCTGCTCACACATCAGCAGGCTGGGAAAGCTGAGGTCACTTGCAGGAGCACACAAGGAAGGGTGAGGATGCCTGCACTTCAAACCACCCCAGCTACTAATAACACCAAGAGAACAATGCCACTGCATTCAAGCTCAGTAGCTACTCACTAGAAACACTCTCTTGCCAGGATAGGAAACCAGCCAAGAAACACAATGGAGCCCTTAGGAAACATCCAAGCTCTGACCCCACAGCAAAGGTGGAAGATTCAGCTGCACGCACCTACCTGCCCTCCAAGCAGGATGTCTCCTATTGTGGGCACACGCTCACACTGCATGGAGGACCTCTTCTGCCAGACAGAGATGCTGCATTACAATGTGGTGCTGATGCCAGTCACTTCCAGAGGCACAACACAAAGCAATTGCTTCAAGCAATTCCACATCAATG
Encoded proteins:
- the EFR3B gene encoding protein EFR3 homolog B isoform X3, whose product is MALSSWVLSPALQLCTAGPACSWEMLHVAGAGVCGCCGALRPRYKRLVDNIFPEDPEDGLVKTNMEKLTFYALSAPEKLDRIGAYLSERLIRDVSRHRYGYVCIAMEALDQLLMACHCQSINLFVESFLKMVAKLLESEKPNLQILGTNSFVKFANIEEDTPSYHRSYDFFVSRFSEMCHSSHDDLEIRTKIRMSGIKGLQGVVRKTVNDELQANIWDPQHMDKIVPSLLFNLQHVEEAESRSPSPLQATEKEKESPTELAERCLRELLGRAAYGNIKNAITPVLIHLDNHSLWEPKIFATRCFRIIMYSIQPQHSHLVIQQLLGHLDANSKSAATVRAGIVEVLSEAAVIAASGSVGPTVLEVFNTLLRQLRLSIDYALTGSYNCITGVSTKIIKEHEERMFQEAVIKTIGSFASTLPTYQQSEVMAFIMNKVPLPSSQQSIEAGKAGENRNRLTQIMLLKSLLQVSVGFQCSNMLTALPSAFLDRLLSAALMEDAEIRLFVLEILISFIDRHDSRQKFSTISIISDISVLKLKVEKCSRQDTVFMKKHSQQLFRHIYLICKEESNIQAHYEALYSLLVLISIELANEEVVVDLIRLVLAVQEIAQTNEDNLTAYNRCALFALGAAYLNLISQLITVPTFCQHIHEVIQMRQKEAPYLLPEDVFVERPRLSKSLDRLGPEVFFWQSKISEVLGGSGYNADRLSTPYVPQLTDEDRLSKRKSIGETISLQVEVESRNSPEREQRAPAEEITYETLKKAIVDSVAVEEQERERRRQVVEKFQKAPFEEIAAHCGARATLLQSKLNQIFEITIRPPPSPSGTITAAYGQPQNHSIPVYEMKFPDLCVY